In Novipirellula galeiformis, one DNA window encodes the following:
- a CDS encoding flagellin: protein MSILPVSANRTNTPLMNQRMLFQLNADQLALQHQYDQLSSGRSVLKISDNPAAANRALGLNRGIDHGNQMVRNANSTIGYYDTADRSLASVDNALITARATAVQGVETINSQDERDAMALTIRETINNVFAAGNAMFRDQQLLGGILNDGNAYNFVDGDIVYSGRDAIGQTMLGSGELSALNATAAESLGTNNVFLKGEPLGAALDYNTRLVDMRGGIGVAPGVIELSGGEGSVQVDLSNAATIGDVADVLSKVQLDGRPLSVTIGDDSLKIAYADDLPGTLAIQDTKGSTLARDLSILNPGGLTAPPIIGDRLTPRLTTNTKIEDLAFGAGIDLSGGITIKQGNQSFAIDFSEAKTMGDVLIAINRSGADVHAELNDTDGSIQLRALRSGVDYSVGENGQSAAQELGIRSATENTTLKELGRGRGVVLNPNSEDLVITRPDGVVLSLDLEGAETIDDVIQLIRNHPNNQDTSRILVGLNTIGNGIELQAPPGAEPMSIRQPQWSNAGTRLGLIPEGQSEAFGETVGSVNQIAGEDYMPRDAGGALDTLLRLETAIRDGDIPEIERLQARVDADLDRASRTRGRIGVWTRNLQDLKDASETTVIQLKDQLSNEVDADLATLISELSQRQLSIDASMRIIGQASQTTVLNYL from the coding sequence ATGTCCATTCTTCCCGTCTCGGCAAATCGAACGAACACTCCGTTGATGAATCAGCGGATGTTGTTCCAGCTCAACGCAGATCAGCTTGCGCTACAACACCAGTACGATCAACTATCGTCGGGACGCAGCGTGTTGAAGATTTCGGACAATCCGGCTGCCGCGAACCGCGCGTTGGGGCTCAACCGCGGCATCGACCATGGCAACCAAATGGTGCGCAATGCGAATTCGACGATCGGCTACTACGATACGGCCGATCGTTCGTTAGCCAGCGTCGACAACGCGTTGATTACCGCTCGGGCAACGGCGGTTCAAGGTGTGGAGACGATCAATTCGCAAGACGAACGCGACGCGATGGCATTAACGATTCGCGAAACGATCAATAACGTCTTTGCGGCGGGTAACGCGATGTTCCGCGACCAACAATTGTTGGGCGGAATTTTGAACGATGGGAATGCCTACAATTTCGTTGACGGTGACATCGTTTACTCGGGCCGAGACGCGATCGGCCAGACGATGCTCGGCTCGGGAGAGTTATCGGCATTGAACGCCACGGCCGCTGAATCACTGGGGACCAACAACGTCTTTTTGAAGGGCGAACCGCTCGGCGCGGCACTCGACTACAACACCCGCTTGGTCGATATGCGAGGCGGTATCGGCGTCGCCCCAGGGGTGATTGAATTGTCCGGCGGCGAGGGTTCGGTCCAGGTCGATTTGAGTAACGCGGCGACGATTGGTGACGTTGCCGACGTGCTTTCAAAAGTCCAATTGGATGGACGCCCCTTGTCGGTGACGATCGGCGACGATTCGCTAAAGATCGCTTACGCCGATGATTTGCCGGGCACGTTGGCGATCCAAGACACCAAGGGCAGCACGCTCGCACGGGATCTATCGATTTTGAATCCAGGCGGTTTGACCGCGCCACCCATCATCGGGGATCGATTGACCCCACGCTTGACCACCAACACCAAGATTGAAGACTTGGCGTTCGGTGCCGGGATCGATTTGAGCGGGGGCATCACGATCAAACAAGGCAACCAGAGTTTTGCGATCGATTTTTCGGAAGCCAAAACGATGGGCGATGTGTTGATTGCGATCAACCGCAGCGGTGCCGATGTGCACGCCGAACTAAATGATACCGATGGCAGCATTCAATTGCGTGCGTTGCGCAGCGGTGTCGATTATTCGGTGGGCGAAAATGGTCAATCGGCGGCGCAGGAATTGGGGATTCGCTCGGCAACCGAAAACACCACGCTGAAGGAACTCGGACGCGGACGCGGCGTCGTGCTCAACCCCAATAGCGAAGATCTCGTCATCACCCGTCCTGATGGCGTCGTCCTCAGTTTGGACCTCGAGGGTGCCGAGACGATTGATGATGTCATTCAATTAATTCGCAACCATCCGAACAACCAAGATACCTCGCGGATCCTGGTCGGTTTGAACACGATCGGCAACGGGATTGAATTGCAAGCACCGCCGGGGGCCGAACCGATGTCGATTCGCCAACCGCAATGGAGTAACGCTGGCACGCGATTGGGGTTGATCCCCGAGGGGCAAAGCGAAGCGTTTGGAGAAACGGTCGGTAGCGTGAACCAGATTGCCGGTGAGGACTATATGCCTCGCGACGCGGGGGGGGCACTCGACACACTGCTGCGACTCGAAACGGCGATTCGCGACGGGGATATCCCTGAGATCGAACGTTTACAAGCGCGCGTGGATGCCGACCTCGACCGAGCCAGTCGGACACGGGGTCGGATCGGCGTCTGGACGCGGAACTTGCAAGATTTGAAAGACGCATCGGAAACGACGGTGATTCAGTTAAAGGATCAATTGTCCAACGAGGTTGACGCCGATTTGGCGACCTTGATCAGCGAATTGAGCCAACGACAACTCTCGATTGACGCATCGATGCGGATCATTGGCCAAGCTTCACAAACGACGGTGCTGAACTACTTGTAA
- a CDS encoding tellurite resistance TerB family protein, whose translation MWRLPSPIPHFPVLNMILIGTMNLTRTRDRGNFYCPACRTPQSFRLRARRPFLTLYFVPTVPIGAAEEFVQCDSCRSTWDQSVLSMDRETHEATVESQFLDEAIRSAVLVVLADGEISENEIDALQTIANHLLEQPIDREELGRLCSIARENKILAKNYVLTTSRGWTQDQRMRALQAMFLAASAEGKLEPKQLEILAEMREILELTDLEYEAAIEEALLWDA comes from the coding sequence TTGTGGCGTCTCCCCTCTCCGATTCCTCATTTCCCCGTTCTCAATATGATCCTCATTGGCACGATGAATTTGACGCGGACGCGTGATCGTGGCAATTTTTACTGCCCGGCCTGTCGGACACCGCAATCGTTTCGTTTGCGTGCCCGACGCCCCTTTTTAACGCTTTATTTCGTCCCCACCGTGCCGATCGGTGCGGCCGAAGAGTTCGTGCAATGCGACAGTTGCCGCAGCACGTGGGACCAGAGCGTGTTGAGCATGGATCGTGAAACCCACGAAGCGACCGTCGAATCGCAATTTCTTGATGAAGCGATTCGCTCGGCGGTGCTCGTCGTGCTGGCGGATGGCGAAATCAGCGAAAATGAGATTGATGCCTTGCAAACGATCGCCAATCATCTGCTAGAGCAGCCCATCGATCGCGAAGAATTGGGACGTTTGTGCAGTATTGCTAGGGAAAACAAAATCCTCGCCAAAAACTACGTGTTAACGACCTCGCGAGGCTGGACCCAAGATCAGCGGATGCGTGCCTTGCAAGCGATGTTCTTAGCCGCATCGGCCGAGGGGAAACTCGAACCGAAACAGCTCGAAATCTTGGCGGAAATGCGAGAAATCCTCGAACTGACCGACTTGGAATACGAGGCCGCGATCGAAGAAGCGTTGCTCTGGGATGCATAG
- the glgB gene encoding 1,4-alpha-glucan branching protein GlgB, translating to MHTQVSLSSISKLINGTHENPSCLLGPHPIDYRGSAATAVRSFLPEAQAAWIVDPVNGQRRAMRRIHPAGFFEAICEPMVDVTMAKGQDAREHQSRLHTIANSKYRIQMTNQSGETIEMQDPYAVPSILTDFDNYLIGEGKHYQLYERLGAQLRTVDGTPGVNFAVWAPNARSVQVVGDFNGWDGRKHVARMHPNLGIWELFIPAAKAGDRYKFRVHCSDGSWVDKSDPYGLAAELPPLTASIVSNLNTFQWSDSKWLDQRSEWNPMHEPMNVYEVHLGSWQKGPGRKHGWLDYRDLARRLAEYCHRMNFTHVELMPVSEHPYSGSWGYQTVGYFAPTSRHGSPEDFMFFVDYMHQQGIGVLIDWVPAHFPKDAHGLRRFDGSPLYEHADPRQGEHPDWGTMIFNFGRNEVRNFLVANALFWLDKYHIDGLRVDAVASMLYLDYSREDGEWIPNQYGGRENLEAIDFLREVNTAIHDKYPGVVTAAEESTAWPGVSRAVDDGGLGFTYKWNMGWMNDTLAYMQNDPIHRSHHQNALTFSLIYAFTENFMLPLSHDEVVHGKGSLISQMPGDMWQKFANLRLLYSYMWTHPGKKLLFMGGEFAQWNEWNHDDGPDWMLLDFATHRGVQQLVADLNKTVIENPALHQLDFSGEGFEWVDCMNAEASTLVYLRKGMNGTPPILVCSNFTPVVRNDYRVGVPQGGFWKEIFNSDSEAYGGSNVGNYPGRKSIGSGHHDRPDSISINLPPLATVMFRLEE from the coding sequence ATGCACACACAAGTTTCGCTATCGTCGATCTCGAAATTGATCAACGGAACGCATGAGAACCCCTCCTGTTTGTTGGGCCCCCATCCGATCGATTACCGCGGAAGTGCGGCCACAGCCGTGCGCAGTTTTCTGCCCGAGGCGCAAGCGGCTTGGATTGTGGATCCCGTCAATGGCCAACGGCGCGCGATGCGTCGTATCCATCCTGCGGGATTCTTCGAAGCGATCTGCGAACCTATGGTCGACGTGACCATGGCAAAGGGGCAAGATGCTAGGGAGCACCAATCACGTCTTCACACCATTGCCAACTCGAAGTATCGCATCCAGATGACCAACCAATCCGGGGAAACAATCGAAATGCAAGACCCGTATGCCGTTCCCTCCATCCTGACCGATTTTGACAATTACTTGATCGGCGAAGGCAAACACTACCAGCTCTACGAACGTCTCGGAGCTCAACTCCGCACGGTCGACGGGACTCCGGGGGTGAACTTTGCGGTCTGGGCGCCCAATGCCCGTTCGGTCCAAGTCGTCGGTGACTTCAATGGTTGGGATGGCCGTAAACACGTCGCGCGAATGCATCCCAACTTGGGCATTTGGGAATTGTTCATTCCCGCTGCCAAAGCAGGCGATCGCTACAAATTCCGCGTGCATTGCAGCGATGGTTCGTGGGTCGACAAGAGCGATCCGTACGGTTTGGCTGCGGAATTGCCCCCGTTGACCGCCTCGATCGTGTCGAACCTGAACACGTTCCAGTGGTCGGACAGCAAGTGGCTCGATCAACGCAGCGAATGGAACCCGATGCACGAGCCGATGAATGTGTACGAAGTCCATCTAGGTAGTTGGCAGAAAGGGCCCGGCCGCAAGCACGGTTGGCTTGACTATCGCGATTTGGCTCGACGTTTGGCTGAGTATTGCCATCGCATGAATTTCACGCACGTGGAATTGATGCCCGTCAGCGAGCATCCCTACAGCGGTTCGTGGGGTTACCAAACGGTCGGATACTTTGCTCCTACCAGCCGACACGGCAGCCCCGAAGATTTCATGTTCTTCGTGGACTACATGCACCAACAAGGCATCGGGGTGTTGATCGATTGGGTTCCCGCCCACTTCCCCAAAGATGCTCACGGACTTCGTCGTTTCGATGGCTCGCCGCTCTACGAGCATGCCGATCCACGCCAAGGCGAACATCCCGATTGGGGCACGATGATCTTCAACTTTGGCCGCAATGAAGTCCGCAACTTCTTGGTCGCCAATGCCTTGTTTTGGTTGGATAAGTATCACATTGATGGACTTCGCGTCGACGCGGTCGCTTCGATGTTGTACTTGGACTACAGCCGCGAAGATGGCGAGTGGATTCCGAACCAGTACGGGGGACGAGAGAATCTCGAAGCGATCGATTTCTTGCGGGAAGTCAACACTGCGATTCACGACAAGTACCCAGGGGTCGTCACGGCGGCGGAGGAATCGACGGCATGGCCGGGGGTTTCACGTGCGGTGGACGACGGCGGACTCGGTTTCACTTACAAGTGGAACATGGGCTGGATGAACGACACCTTGGCGTACATGCAAAACGATCCGATCCATCGCAGCCACCATCAAAACGCGCTGACCTTTAGTCTGATTTACGCCTTCACCGAAAACTTCATGTTGCCACTCTCGCACGATGAAGTGGTTCACGGCAAAGGATCGTTGATCAGCCAGATGCCAGGCGACATGTGGCAAAAATTTGCGAACTTGCGACTGCTGTACTCGTACATGTGGACGCACCCAGGCAAGAAGTTGTTGTTCATGGGGGGCGAGTTCGCACAGTGGAACGAGTGGAATCATGATGACGGCCCCGATTGGATGTTGCTCGACTTCGCCACGCATCGTGGAGTGCAACAATTGGTTGCGGATTTGAACAAAACCGTGATCGAAAATCCCGCATTGCACCAATTGGACTTCAGCGGAGAAGGTTTCGAATGGGTCGATTGCATGAATGCCGAAGCGAGTACGTTGGTCTATCTGCGCAAGGGAATGAACGGGACACCCCCAATTTTGGTGTGCAGTAACTTTACGCCAGTCGTTCGCAACGATTACCGCGTCGGGGTTCCCCAAGGCGGTTTCTGGAAAGAGATTTTCAACAGCGATAGCGAAGCGTACGGCGGATCCAACGTGGGCAATTACCCCGGCCGTAAATCGATCGGCAGCGGCCACCATGACCGGCCTGATAGCATCTCGATCAACCTGCCACCGTTGGCAACGGTCATGTTCCGCTTGGAAGAGTAG
- a CDS encoding WD40 repeat domain-containing protein, translated as MSRYLSRRSWFTTATTALIAIGSSDPSMAQTPTIAKAFARDSFPTRTIRLEPIGDRTSSPVVTAIAADPRGEFLAAAGDDFGIRILEVSTLQVLYTLKGHRDLIRTLSFDPRGDSLVSAGNDGQLIVWDRKRRFEMGQQMQGTPALACVRFSPNGGEMAAVGFDAKVFIMGQTGSNTPQFRCDCNDLRSVAYRDDMQILAVGGRSGDLHLFDPQNGGLIADPHLHNGRIRDIVFPPHSNHVITVAEDGHVAVYDTENQKRRHQIKVTSGRLFAIAIVDSQHIAVAGSDNVIHIVNTDDGTVRYKLEGHVGSVSTLAATNGQLFSGGFDATLRRWSLEELHRAESRIAEGEIRIER; from the coding sequence ATGTCGCGTTACCTTTCGCGTCGCTCTTGGTTCACAACCGCTACCACGGCCTTGATCGCAATCGGTTCATCGGATCCGAGCATGGCACAAACGCCAACGATCGCCAAAGCGTTTGCTCGCGACTCATTTCCAACGCGAACGATTCGATTAGAGCCGATCGGGGATCGCACGAGTTCGCCGGTGGTCACAGCCATTGCAGCCGATCCACGCGGCGAATTCTTAGCTGCGGCGGGGGACGATTTCGGAATTCGCATCCTCGAAGTCTCGACGCTGCAGGTCCTCTACACCCTCAAAGGCCATCGCGATCTGATCCGCACTTTGTCGTTCGATCCCCGCGGCGACTCACTGGTCTCCGCAGGCAACGACGGCCAATTGATCGTTTGGGATCGCAAACGCAGGTTCGAAATGGGTCAACAAATGCAGGGCACCCCGGCCTTGGCGTGCGTTCGATTTTCGCCCAATGGAGGCGAAATGGCCGCGGTTGGCTTCGACGCCAAAGTGTTCATCATGGGTCAAACGGGCAGCAATACTCCCCAATTCCGTTGCGACTGCAATGACCTTCGCAGCGTCGCCTACCGCGATGACATGCAGATTTTAGCCGTTGGAGGCCGCAGCGGTGATTTGCATCTGTTTGATCCCCAAAACGGAGGCCTTATCGCCGACCCCCATTTGCACAACGGACGAATTCGAGACATCGTGTTCCCCCCGCACAGCAATCATGTGATCACCGTCGCCGAAGACGGACACGTCGCGGTCTATGACACCGAAAACCAGAAACGGCGTCATCAGATCAAAGTGACCTCGGGCCGCCTATTCGCAATCGCCATTGTCGATAGCCAACACATCGCGGTGGCGGGATCCGACAATGTGATCCACATCGTCAATACTGATGACGGCACGGTGCGTTACAAGCTCGAAGGACATGTCGGTTCGGTTTCGACGCTGGCCGCCACGAACGGTCAGTTATTCTCCGGTGGCTTCGATGCAACGCTGCGACGTTGGAGCCTCGAGGAACTGCACCGCGCGGAAAGCCGAATTGCAGAAGGCGAAATTCGCATCGAACGATAA
- a CDS encoding ribonuclease HI, translating into MLQSIDATSPPVVPGTSGDVAQDLSPSGDKVDLPSDNIVSEYLLVCEARSTTLVDGFWQFSLETADGESVLSAYDNEVGDLNRLTLLAAVRGLEAIEGASTVTLISNNRYLIRSLADSLPRWRENNFVWEHFGRRIDVQHADLWRRVDRALQIHRVEACLVSSRLVSPERRRSEVAQDPNAAHIRVDSAHSSVAAPHANKQPNDRLRQWLLGGGASSGSAPARRRIRSADLLES; encoded by the coding sequence ATGCTTCAATCAATCGATGCGACATCGCCCCCCGTTGTGCCCGGCACAAGCGGTGATGTCGCCCAAGACCTGTCTCCCAGCGGTGACAAAGTCGACCTTCCAAGTGACAACATTGTCTCGGAGTATTTGCTCGTATGCGAAGCTCGTTCGACGACGCTTGTCGATGGCTTTTGGCAATTTTCGCTTGAGACCGCAGACGGTGAGTCTGTGCTCTCGGCGTATGACAACGAAGTGGGTGACTTGAACCGACTGACGTTGCTCGCCGCAGTCCGTGGACTCGAAGCCATCGAGGGTGCGTCAACGGTAACGTTGATCAGCAACAATCGATACTTGATTCGGTCGCTAGCCGATTCGCTGCCGCGATGGCGCGAAAACAATTTTGTCTGGGAACACTTTGGACGTCGCATCGATGTTCAACATGCCGACCTTTGGCGTCGAGTGGATCGTGCGCTGCAGATCCATCGCGTCGAGGCGTGCTTAGTTTCATCACGATTGGTGAGTCCGGAGCGTCGTCGCTCGGAGGTCGCCCAAGATCCAAATGCTGCCCATATTCGAGTGGACTCGGCACACTCCTCCGTAGCCGCCCCCCACGCCAACAAACAGCCAAACGATCGACTTCGTCAATGGCTTCTTGGCGGGGGAGCCTCATCGGGAAGTGCGCCGGCGCGACGCCGAATCCGCAGCGCTGATTTGCTCGAATCGTAG
- the zwf gene encoding glucose-6-phosphate dehydrogenase, with translation MAHTIVIFGASGDLTSRKLIPALYVMFTKKRLPEGSRIVGVSRSHFEHEQWRELLRSTTEQFAGEAFNAETWNRFSENVFYQAGDIKDPDDFRSLASFLETIEPQENSGRVYYLSTMPQLYEEAIKQLGAAGLADDTDGFRRVIIEKPFGTDLQTAQNLNRSIHTVFREDQIYRIDHYLGKETVQNIFALRFANSIFEPIWNRRYVDNIQITAAEEVMIGRRAGYYDTSGILRDMFQNHILQLMMITAMEPPARYDAAMVRDEKVKVLHSIRRMTGGDFAANTVRGQYDGYLNEEGVPKGSQTETFAAIKLYCDNWRWKGVPFYLRSGKGMSCRTTQIVIQFKNVPHILFGEKTREPLGNRLVIQVQPAEGIQLHFETKVPDSEMKTRTSTMDFSFRHAPGGNSMPDAYQRLLVDSLTGDASLFARSDEVELAWGIIDPIIAAWRSPAAPDLFTYEPGLWGPDEAKSWMQNQHREWFDVCPVL, from the coding sequence ATGGCACATACCATCGTAATTTTTGGCGCCTCAGGCGACTTGACCAGCCGGAAACTGATTCCGGCGTTGTATGTCATGTTTACCAAAAAGCGATTGCCCGAGGGCTCTCGGATCGTGGGGGTTTCTCGCAGCCATTTTGAGCACGAGCAGTGGCGTGAATTGTTGCGATCGACCACGGAGCAATTCGCTGGCGAGGCGTTTAATGCCGAGACCTGGAATCGCTTCAGTGAGAACGTGTTCTATCAGGCGGGGGACATCAAGGATCCCGATGACTTCCGAAGTCTCGCATCCTTCCTTGAAACGATCGAACCGCAAGAGAACTCTGGCCGGGTCTACTACTTGTCGACCATGCCGCAATTGTACGAAGAAGCGATCAAACAACTCGGTGCTGCGGGATTAGCCGACGACACGGATGGCTTCCGCCGGGTGATCATTGAAAAGCCGTTCGGCACCGATTTGCAAACGGCTCAAAACTTGAACCGTTCGATCCACACCGTCTTTCGTGAAGACCAGATCTATCGCATCGATCATTATCTCGGCAAGGAGACGGTCCAGAACATCTTTGCGTTGCGGTTTGCCAACAGTATTTTCGAGCCAATTTGGAATCGCCGGTACGTCGACAACATCCAAATCACGGCAGCCGAAGAGGTCATGATTGGTCGCCGAGCGGGTTATTATGACACGTCAGGCATTTTGCGTGACATGTTCCAGAATCACATTCTACAGTTGATGATGATCACCGCGATGGAACCGCCGGCGCGTTACGATGCCGCGATGGTGCGTGACGAGAAAGTCAAAGTGTTGCACAGTATTCGGCGGATGACCGGCGGCGACTTTGCCGCGAACACGGTGCGTGGCCAATACGATGGCTATTTGAACGAAGAGGGTGTGCCCAAAGGAAGCCAAACCGAAACCTTTGCCGCGATCAAGCTGTATTGTGACAATTGGCGTTGGAAGGGAGTTCCGTTCTACCTGCGAAGTGGCAAAGGCATGTCCTGTCGCACGACACAGATTGTGATCCAGTTCAAGAATGTGCCGCACATTTTGTTTGGCGAAAAAACGCGAGAGCCTTTGGGCAATCGTTTGGTGATTCAGGTCCAACCGGCCGAAGGCATCCAATTGCACTTTGAAACCAAGGTGCCTGATTCGGAAATGAAGACGCGGACGAGCACGATGGACTTTAGTTTCCGCCATGCCCCGGGTGGCAATTCGATGCCAGATGCTTACCAACGCTTGCTGGTGGATTCATTAACCGGAGACGCGAGTCTGTTTGCTCGAAGCGATGAAGTCGAATTGGCGTGGGGAATCATTGACCCGATCATCGCAGCTTGGCGAAGTCCCGCGGCGCCTGATTTGTTCACCTACGAGCCAGGGCTGTGGGGACCGGACGAAGCGAAATCGTGGATGCAGAACCAGCATCGCGAATGGTTCGACGTCTGTCCCGTGCTCTAA
- the fliW gene encoding flagellar assembly protein FliW gives MRIDTNRFGTLQINADELFLFPQGLIGMETLRQWALLPDPESPSVAWLQSVSRSDRAIPLVSPRAFFPDYRIHLRRRELSGLHLRSDSEMYVMTTVSGREGNMTTNLRAPILLNLLHRLGCQVIADNELPIQQSLSIAHATIGASASPLRQAA, from the coding sequence ATGAGAATCGACACGAATCGTTTTGGAACGTTGCAGATCAACGCAGACGAGTTGTTTCTCTTCCCTCAGGGGTTGATTGGCATGGAAACGCTTCGCCAGTGGGCGTTGCTGCCGGACCCCGAGAGTCCGTCGGTGGCATGGCTGCAAAGCGTCTCGCGCAGCGACCGTGCGATTCCGTTGGTCAGCCCTCGTGCGTTCTTTCCCGATTATCGAATCCACCTCCGGCGACGTGAGCTGAGCGGTCTTCATTTGCGCAGCGACTCGGAAATGTACGTGATGACGACCGTCTCAGGACGCGAAGGAAATATGACGACCAACCTTCGCGCCCCCATCTTGTTGAACTTGCTCCACCGGTTGGGATGCCAAGTGATCGCGGACAACGAGTTGCCGATCCAGCAGAGTCTGAGCATCGCTCACGCTACGATCGGTGCGAGCGCGTCCCCCCTCCGCCAAGCGGCCTAA